The following are encoded together in the Diabrotica undecimpunctata isolate CICGRU chromosome 7, icDiaUnde3, whole genome shotgun sequence genome:
- the LOC140446668 gene encoding kallikrein-6-like: MIELFLYISYYISLSWCNMTEPLPMYPNVLESSSTRIVGGKPCDKEYLFMVSLRPPEKPNLHKCCGTLINPEWVLTAAHCSTPNAIAVLGIRGNRLNNITLTKNNENMTVMFVDYTVVHPDYDQYTHMNDIALCKLSNATNSLHVVKLPAKDYGMSVRFCDYGLAMGWGYIEEDKPVAPSLLQCVYMRVLKYVDCQIRISKNVICTFTRNKDTCFGDSGGPLLCGEVQFGILSWGKGCGGKHLSVYTRVDKYLKFIKKYAKTYTSDGHIRIDNLCDNLLTFWFYIIFVLLTL; the protein is encoded by the coding sequence ATGATCGAGCTGTTTTTATACATTAGTTATTATATCTCTTTATCTTGGTGTAATATGACCGAACCACTGCCAATGTATCCAAATGTACTTGAATCTTCATCTACGCGAATAGTTGGAGGAAAACCGTGTGACAAGGAATATCTCTTTATGGTTTCTTTGCGACCTCCAGAAAAGCCAAACTTGCATAAATGTTGTGGAACTTTAATAAATCCTGAGTGGGTACTGACTGCTGCGCACTGTAGCACACCAAACGCCATCGCAGTACTTGGTATAAGAGGTAATAGACTCAATAatataacactcacaaaaaataacgaaaatatgACCGTCATGTTCGTAGATTATACGGTAGTACATCCAGACTACGATCAGTACACACATATGAATGATATAGCACTGTGTAAATTATCCAATGCTACAAACTCCCTTCATGTGGTCAAATTGCCAGCTAAAGACTACGGAATGTCCGTACGATTTTGTGACTACGGTCTTGCTATGGGATGGGGATACATTGAAGAAGATAAACCTGTTGCACCCTCTCTCCTACAGTGTGTGTATATGAGAGTATTAAAGTATGTGGACTGTCAAATAAGAATATCGAAAAATGTCATCTGCACATTTACAAGAAACAAAGACACGTGCTTTGGAGACTCCGGAGGACCGTTGTTATGTGGAGAGGTTCAATTCGGAATTCTTTCTTGGGGTAAAGGATGCGGGGGGAAGCATCTCAGTGTCTACACCAGAGTTGACAAGTATTTgaagtttatcaaaaaatatgcTAAAACATATACTAGTGATGGGCATATACGGATCGATAATTTATGTGATAATCTTTTGACATTTTGGTTTTACATAATATTTGTACTTTTAACTTTGTGA
- the LOC140446360 gene encoding uncharacterized protein, whose product MEEILTAAEDDPGFKTYLTDKGVQVTETMLNQTRKSTLEDMLKTNRDVNAFTGIQSVGLLDKICLAASMLEKKDAKPLHLSLRQRIILVFVKLKTNLSFRCLSVLFRVSANTCKNYFHVTVEVLHKVLQPAVPWLSQERVSKRMPTCFEKYPDTRIILDCTEIPVEKNRCLKCRIMSYSYYKGDHTLKVLIGIAPSGLITFISQVYGGRTSDKEIFVQSNLINKLIPNVDAIMVDKGFLIEDECLQNKIRLIRPPFLGKTKQFSAEDALSTAEIAAARVHVERTIQRMKIFKILKGRINLYMVPYMDSIVNIIAGIVNLSTPILTVDKYTN is encoded by the coding sequence ATGGAGGAAATTTTGACAGCTGCAGAAGATGATCCtggatttaaaacatatttaactgATAAAGGTGTACAGGTTACGGAAACTATGCTAAATCAAACTAgaaaatccacattggaagaTATGCTAAAAACCAACAGAGATGTGAACGCATTCACAGGAATTCAGTCAGTGGGTCTACTTGACAAAATATGTTTAGCTGCCAGTATGCTGGAAAAGAAAGATGCAAAACCATTACATTTATCATTACGGCAGCGTATAATACTGGTATTTGTAAAGTTAAAAACTAACCTTTCATTTAGATGTTTATCTGTATTATTCAGAGTATCAgcaaatacttgcaaaaattactttcatgtgacagttgaaGTACTACATAAGGTACTACAACCTGCTGTACCATGGCTGTCACAAGAAAGAGTTTCGAAACGAATGCCAACTTGTTTCGAAAAGTATCCTGATACCCGAATAATACTTGATTGCACAGAAATTCCTGTGGAAAAAAATAGGTGTTTAAAGTGCCGCATAATGTCCTATAGTTATTATAAAGGTGATCACACACTGAAGGTACTTATTGGGATTGCACCTTCAGGTTTGATCACATTTATAAGCCAAGTATATGGGGGTAGAACTTCGGACAAGGAAATTTTTGTGCaatcaaatttaataaacaaGTTAATCCCTAATGTAGACGCAATAATGGTGGACAAAGGGTTTTTAATTGAAGACGAatgtttacaaaataaaataagactAATACGTCCACCATTTTTAGGGAAAACGAAGCAATTCTCAGCAGAAGATGCACTATCAACTGCTGAGATAGCTGCAGCTCGTGTTCATGTTGAAAGGACAATTCAAAGAATGAAAATCTTTAAAATTCTTAAAGGACGAATAAATTTATATATGGTTCCATATATGGACTCAATTGTGAATATAATTGCAGGAATTGTAAATCTTTCTACTCCAATACTTACTGTTGATAAATATACAAATTAg